From Pseudomonas sp. StFLB209, a single genomic window includes:
- the ftsX gene encoding permease-like cell division protein FtsX — protein MSNSSRSNAKISDRAAARAADQEPPKKKRGAHDDDGPDFSTLLAAWVESHRSSLLDSLRRLGKQPIGSFFTCLVMAVALSLPMGLSLLLSNVERLGGSWQRAAQISVYLNIDAGQADGNRLREQIKAMPGVAEAEYVSSEQALKEFQKDSGLGEALKELPSNPLPGVVVVTPEEVDKPALEALRTRLSELPKVQQAQLDLVWVERLAAILKLGDRFVFGLTVLLVAALLLVIGNTIRLHIENRRTEIEVIKLVGGTDSYVRRPFLYMGALYGIGAGLLSWGVLAFGLDWLNESVIDLAGLYGSDFALAGVPVADGFSLLLGAVFLGYIGAWIAVARHLSELAPR, from the coding sequence CAACTCGTCACGCAGCAATGCAAAAATTTCCGACCGCGCCGCGGCCCGTGCGGCAGACCAGGAGCCGCCCAAGAAAAAACGTGGCGCGCACGATGATGACGGGCCGGATTTTTCCACCTTGCTGGCCGCCTGGGTCGAGAGCCATCGCAGCAGCCTGCTCGACAGCCTGCGGCGGCTGGGCAAGCAGCCGATCGGCAGTTTTTTTACCTGTCTGGTGATGGCAGTGGCCTTGAGCCTGCCGATGGGCTTGTCGCTGTTGTTGAGTAACGTCGAGCGTCTGGGCGGGTCCTGGCAGCGTGCGGCGCAGATCTCGGTGTATCTGAATATCGACGCCGGTCAGGCTGACGGCAATCGCCTGCGCGAACAGATCAAGGCCATGCCCGGTGTGGCTGAGGCCGAATATGTCAGCAGCGAACAGGCACTCAAGGAGTTCCAGAAGGACTCCGGTCTGGGCGAGGCGCTCAAGGAGCTGCCCAGCAACCCGTTGCCGGGCGTCGTGGTGGTAACTCCCGAAGAGGTCGACAAACCGGCGCTGGAAGCCTTGCGCACCCGTTTGTCTGAATTGCCCAAGGTGCAACAGGCGCAACTGGACCTGGTATGGGTTGAGCGGCTGGCGGCAATTCTCAAGCTCGGTGACCGCTTCGTCTTCGGCCTGACCGTGCTGCTGGTGGCGGCGCTGTTGCTGGTGATCGGCAACACCATTCGTCTGCATATCGAAAACCGGCGTACCGAGATTGAGGTCATCAAGCTGGTGGGCGGTACCGACAGCTATGTGCGCAGGCCGTTCCTGTACATGGGGGCGCTGTATGGCATTGGTGCCGGGCTGCTGTCATGGGGGGTGCTGGCATTTGGCCTGGACTGGCTGAACGAGTCGGTCATCGACCTTGCCGGGCTCTATGGCAGTGACTTTGCCTTGGCCGGTGTTCCTGTTGCAGATGGTTTCTCGCTCTTGCTTGGAGCAGTGTTCTTGGGTTATATCGGTGCATGGATCGCGGTGGCTCGTCATTTGAGTGAGCTCGCCCCCCGGTAA
- the rpoH gene encoding RNA polymerase sigma factor RpoH, with product MTNSLQPAYALVPGANLEAYVHAVNSIPMLTPEQERELADSLYYEQNLESARQMVLAHLRFVVHIARSYSGYGLAQSDLIQEGNVGLMKAVKRFNPEMGVRLVSFAVHWIKAEIHEFILRNWRIVKVATTKAQRKLFFNLRSQKKRLAWLNNDEVHRVAESLGVEPREVREMESRLSGQDMAFDPASEADDDSAFQSPANYLEDHRYDPARQLEDADWSDNSTANLHQALEVLDERSRDILYQRWLAEEKATLHDLAEKYNVSAERIRQLEKNAMNKLKTSIAA from the coding sequence ATGACCAATTCCTTGCAACCTGCCTATGCTCTGGTCCCGGGTGCCAACCTGGAGGCTTACGTGCATGCGGTCAACAGCATCCCGATGCTGACGCCCGAGCAGGAGCGCGAACTGGCAGACAGTCTCTACTACGAGCAAAATCTGGAATCCGCCCGCCAGATGGTTCTGGCGCACCTGCGCTTCGTGGTGCATATCGCGCGCAGCTATTCCGGTTATGGTCTGGCCCAGTCCGACCTGATCCAGGAAGGCAACGTCGGCTTGATGAAGGCAGTAAAACGCTTCAACCCGGAAATGGGCGTGCGTCTGGTGTCGTTCGCCGTGCACTGGATCAAGGCTGAAATTCACGAGTTCATCCTGCGCAACTGGCGGATCGTCAAAGTGGCGACCACCAAGGCGCAGCGCAAGCTGTTCTTCAACCTGCGCAGCCAGAAAAAGCGTCTGGCCTGGCTGAACAACGACGAAGTGCATCGTGTGGCCGAGAGCCTGGGTGTCGAGCCGCGTGAAGTGCGCGAGATGGAAAGCCGTCTTAGCGGCCAGGACATGGCCTTCGACCCGGCCTCCGAGGCTGATGACGACAGCGCGTTCCAGTCGCCGGCCAACTACCTCGAAGACCACCGCTACGACCCGGCTCGCCAGTTGGAAGACGCCGACTGGAGCGACAACTCAACCGCCAACCTGCATCAGGCGCTGGAAGTGCTCGACGAGCGCAGCCGGGACATCCTCTACCAGCGCTGGCTGGCCGAAGAAAAGGCCACGCTGCATGACCTGGCCGAGAAATACAACGTCTCTGCCGAGCGTATTCGCCAGCTTGAAAAGAACGCGATGAACAAGCTCAAGACGTCCATAGCGGCCTGA
- the mtgA gene encoding monofunctional biosynthetic peptidoglycan transglycosylase — protein sequence MLRILFRRLAKALLWFAAGSFVLVLVLRWVPPPATALMVERKIESWIDGQPIDLQRDWVTWEQIASPLKVAVVAGEDQKFAEHWGFDVAAIQAAIAHNERGGSLRGASTLSQQVAKNLFLWSGRSYLRKGLEAWFTALIELLWSKQRILEVYLNSVEWDDGVFGAQAAARHHFNTSAANLSTQQASYLAAVLPNPRRWSASSPGSYIARRAGWIRQQMRQLGGDSYLTALEGKP from the coding sequence ATGCTGCGTATCCTTTTCCGTCGTCTAGCAAAAGCGCTGCTGTGGTTTGCTGCAGGCAGCTTTGTGCTGGTACTCGTATTGCGCTGGGTGCCGCCACCGGCTACGGCATTGATGGTCGAGCGCAAGATTGAATCATGGATTGATGGTCAGCCCATTGATCTGCAGCGCGATTGGGTGACCTGGGAGCAAATCGCCTCGCCCCTGAAAGTCGCGGTGGTCGCCGGTGAAGACCAGAAGTTCGCTGAACACTGGGGCTTTGACGTGGCAGCCATCCAGGCGGCAATTGCCCATAACGAACGCGGCGGCTCGCTTCGCGGCGCCAGTACCCTCTCCCAGCAAGTGGCCAAGAACCTGTTTCTGTGGTCGGGTCGCAGCTACCTGCGCAAAGGGCTGGAGGCCTGGTTCACCGCATTGATCGAGTTGCTGTGGTCCAAACAGCGCATTCTTGAGGTGTATCTCAACAGCGTGGAATGGGACGATGGCGTGTTCGGCGCCCAAGCGGCTGCCCGGCATCACTTCAACACCAGCGCCGCGAACCTGAGCACCCAGCAGGCCAGCTACCTGGCCGCGGTGCTGCCCAACCCGCGCCGCTGGAGCGCCAGCAGCCCCGGCAGCTACATTGCACGCCGCGCCGGCTGGATCCGCCAGCAGATGCGTCAGCTGGGCGGCGACAGCTACCTGACAGCGCTGGAGGGAAAACCATAA
- a CDS encoding DUF423 domain-containing protein yields MFRGFLMMAAFFGFTGVALGAFAAHGLKGRLSAEYLAIFQTGVLYQLVHALALFGVALLAMHMPGRLVNWAGYAFAAGIVLFSGSLYLLTLSSIGKLGIITPFGGLCFLFGWSILGVLAWRVGSA; encoded by the coding sequence ATGTTTCGTGGTTTTTTAATGATGGCGGCGTTTTTCGGCTTCACCGGTGTAGCGCTTGGCGCTTTTGCCGCGCACGGCCTCAAGGGGCGTCTGAGTGCCGAGTATCTGGCGATTTTCCAGACTGGGGTGCTGTATCAGTTGGTCCATGCCCTGGCGCTGTTCGGGGTCGCTCTGCTGGCGATGCATATGCCTGGCCGTCTGGTGAACTGGGCCGGTTACGCCTTCGCCGCCGGCATCGTGCTGTTCTCCGGCAGCCTGTATTTGTTGACCCTGAGCAGTATCGGCAAGCTGGGTATCATCACCCCCTTCGGCGGGCTGTGCTTCTTGTTCGGCTGGTCGATCCTCGGGGTGCTGGCCTGGCGGGTGGGCAGCGCCTGA
- the thiS gene encoding sulfur carrier protein ThiS, with protein MHIQLNGETFELPDGETVAALLARLDLAGRRVAVELNLDIVPRSQHDTTALREGDQVEVVHAIGGG; from the coding sequence ATGCACATTCAGTTGAACGGTGAAACCTTTGAATTGCCTGACGGCGAGACCGTCGCCGCATTGCTGGCCCGTCTGGACCTTGCCGGGCGGCGCGTCGCTGTGGAATTGAACCTGGACATCGTGCCGCGTAGCCAGCATGACACCACTGCCCTGCGCGAAGGCGATCAGGTTGAAGTGGTTCATGCCATCGGCGGCGGCTGA